One part of the Anaerolineae bacterium genome encodes these proteins:
- a CDS encoding Trimethylamine:corrinoid methyltransferase, producing MHLQAQILNEEEQARVHQQSLRILAEVGVRFHGAKALPLLKAGGAKIDEQAGIAYLPAELVEHALQTTPKTFTLGARNPAYNIPLPASSSRYAMDGTGSFMSDFQTGERRYGVARDIAAAMRVFQAADLGVLAWPPVCASDAPAHARPLHEFFTMIQYTSKHAQHELHTVQQVPYLVEGLEAVAGSADALRQNNWFSLIYCPVAPLTHDGEMLDAYLELGEVGLPVMIMPMPVNGTTGPASLFSNIALANAETLSAIVVFQLAHPGRPLIYSSATGNIDFRTGAYLAGTAEMGLQSAALVQMGRFYHLPATSAGMVSDAKEIGAEAVIEKMLTTLPGLLVGSDIIVGYGEVESDQTLYLEQILVDNEIAHLLERLVQGVDVSPQRDLFAEIAAIGPGGHFLKTKSTHAASRSREFYKPNYLCRASYENWLELGKPSLYSQARKKVEEILAGPLVDPLPAEVVGKLQDILQRADRELQ from the coding sequence ATGCACCTGCAGGCTCAAATTCTGAACGAAGAAGAACAGGCGCGCGTCCATCAGCAAAGTCTGCGCATCCTGGCAGAAGTGGGCGTACGCTTTCATGGAGCGAAAGCCCTGCCTCTCCTGAAAGCCGGCGGAGCTAAGATTGATGAACAAGCTGGCATCGCATACTTACCGGCTGAGCTGGTCGAACACGCCCTGCAGACCACACCGAAAACCTTCACCCTGGGGGCGCGTAATCCCGCCTACAACATTCCCCTGCCTGCGTCTTCTTCGCGCTATGCCATGGATGGCACCGGCTCGTTTATGTCCGATTTTCAGACGGGAGAGCGGCGCTATGGCGTTGCCCGGGATATTGCTGCCGCAATGCGCGTCTTTCAAGCTGCCGACCTGGGCGTGCTGGCATGGCCACCGGTCTGCGCTTCGGATGCACCGGCTCACGCTCGACCGCTGCATGAATTTTTTACCATGATTCAATACACCTCGAAACACGCCCAACACGAATTGCATACCGTTCAACAGGTGCCCTACCTGGTCGAAGGGTTAGAAGCCGTAGCGGGTTCAGCAGATGCGTTGCGCCAGAATAACTGGTTTTCTCTGATTTATTGTCCTGTGGCGCCTCTGACCCATGATGGGGAGATGCTGGATGCCTATCTGGAACTGGGAGAGGTCGGCTTACCGGTCATGATCATGCCTATGCCGGTCAACGGCACCACCGGGCCTGCCAGTTTGTTTTCCAACATTGCTCTGGCAAATGCCGAAACCCTCTCGGCAATCGTTGTCTTTCAACTTGCCCATCCGGGTCGTCCCTTGATCTACAGCAGTGCAACGGGCAACATTGATTTTCGCACGGGTGCCTATCTGGCTGGCACAGCCGAGATGGGCTTACAATCGGCGGCGCTGGTACAGATGGGACGCTTTTATCATCTGCCGGCTACCTCAGCCGGGATGGTTTCGGATGCTAAAGAGATTGGCGCCGAAGCGGTGATCGAGAAAATGCTTACCACCCTGCCGGGCTTGCTGGTCGGCTCGGATATCATTGTGGGTTATGGAGAGGTGGAGAGCGATCAAACCCTCTATCTGGAACAGATTCTGGTGGATAATGAGATCGCCCACCTTTTGGAACGTCTGGTGCAGGGTGTGGATGTTTCCCCGCAAAGAGATTTATTCGCCGAGATCGCCGCAATCGGCCCGGGCGGACACTTCTTAAAGACAAAAAGCACGCACGCCGCCAGCCGTAGTCGTGAGTTCTACAAGCCCAACTATCTCTGCCGCGCCTCCTATGAAAACTGGTTAGAGCTGGGCAAGCCTTCCCTGTATAGCCAGGCGCGCAAAAAGGTGGAAGAGATCCTGGCTGGGCCGTTGGTCGACCCCTTGCCCGCTGAGGTGGTCGGGAAGCTCCAGGACATCCTGCAGCGCGCCGATCGGGAATTACAGTAA
- a CDS encoding diguanylate cyclase/phosphodiesterase (GGDEF & EAL domains) with PAS/PAC sensor(s): MERRLTPISHPPIDQKTASMEIEERKRRLYLIASVIGLPSVYFVWRVYGVRDPFIRYVYPFLIAEAILWIAALLWQRVPLAWIEHFVLYSLGIFFLVKLTYYLYFVDPATAWKEIESLTGGMLIIFILAYIILSHRVALRSVLIYIALTFLVGLARTLPEPGELMTDFIRLETRLVTVAVLTYILAKVKDDLALSQKRAAYWKWQANIDHLTQLPNRRMLSALLEEYLQAKKTFAILLVDLDDFKCFNDTYGHDVGDVLLGRVAFTLKTNLRASDTAARWGGEEFLVVTETNQAQAKALAERLRLEVQKIDFDQNLISISIGGTMSIRGEDLSSLLKRADEALYCAKAAGRNCVCWA; the protein is encoded by the coding sequence ATGGAAAGACGGCTTACTCCCATTTCTCATCCCCCCATCGATCAGAAAACAGCCTCAATGGAGATAGAAGAACGAAAACGGCGTCTTTATCTGATCGCTTCAGTGATTGGTTTGCCCTCGGTGTACTTCGTCTGGCGTGTCTATGGTGTTCGCGACCCTTTCATTCGGTATGTCTATCCATTCTTAATCGCTGAGGCGATACTTTGGATTGCAGCCCTGCTCTGGCAGCGCGTTCCCCTGGCCTGGATCGAACATTTCGTTTTATACTCGCTTGGTATATTTTTCCTGGTCAAGTTAACCTATTACCTGTATTTTGTTGACCCCGCTACCGCCTGGAAAGAGATTGAAAGCCTGACTGGGGGGATGTTGATCATTTTCATCCTCGCTTATATTATCCTCAGCCATCGGGTTGCCTTGCGGTCGGTGCTCATCTATATTGCGCTCACCTTTCTGGTGGGTCTGGCGAGAACTTTGCCTGAGCCAGGAGAGTTGATGACAGACTTTATCCGCCTCGAGACGCGTCTCGTCACGGTTGCGGTCCTGACCTATATCCTCGCCAAAGTCAAAGACGATCTTGCGCTTTCCCAAAAGCGGGCAGCTTATTGGAAATGGCAGGCAAATATCGATCATCTCACCCAACTGCCCAACCGGCGCATGCTCTCCGCTTTGCTCGAGGAATACCTTCAAGCCAAAAAAACGTTTGCCATTCTGCTGGTCGATCTGGATGATTTCAAATGCTTCAACGATACGTATGGACATGACGTAGGGGATGTGCTGCTCGGTCGGGTGGCTTTTACGCTGAAGACAAATCTGCGTGCCAGCGACACCGCTGCCCGTTGGGGGGGTGAAGAATTTCTGGTGGTAACGGAAACAAATCAGGCGCAAGCCAAAGCTTTAGCGGAGAGACTTCGCCTGGAGGTGCAAAAGATCGATTTCGACCAGAATTTGATCTCGATCTCGATTGGTGGCACAATGTCGATCAGGGGGGAAGACCTTTCCAGTCTGCTCAAGAGAGCCGATGAGGCGCTGTACTGTGCCAAAGCCGCCGGGCGAAACTGCGTGTGTTGGGCATAA
- a CDS encoding putative aminopeptidase, translated as MNREQLTANALSYLEQLCHTIPERGVGSQGNRLATRFFAERLAAFGWQPEISRFEAIDWETLGAGLQVESRDFAVRSSPYSLGCEVQAPLVGVSSLAELEKTNIEGKIALLYGEIAKEQLMPKNFVFYNPEEHQQIISLLEKKHPQAIVCATGRNPAVAGGVYPFPLIEDGDFDIPSVYMTEEEGKRLLPYLGKMAILVSRARRIPSTGENVSGRKGKNPARRLVFTAHIDAKKGTPGAIDNATGVIVLLLLAELLQNYSGDTTLELVAFNGEDYYAVPGQMLYLRQNQGRFHEIFLNINIDGAGYLIGNSVFSPMNLSAEMEEKITKILAGFPGISLGAPWYQGDHSIFLQFGIPAMAITSQWFLENMDTQDVTHTSRDNPEIVDVRKLVEIALALQKIVLDERTWT; from the coding sequence ATGAATCGAGAACAATTAACCGCAAACGCTTTGTCTTACCTGGAACAACTCTGCCATACCATCCCAGAACGCGGTGTGGGAAGTCAGGGCAATCGTCTGGCCACCCGCTTCTTTGCCGAACGGCTTGCCGCTTTTGGGTGGCAGCCTGAAATCTCCCGCTTCGAGGCAATCGATTGGGAGACGCTCGGTGCGGGTTTACAGGTGGAGAGTCGCGATTTTGCTGTACGATCCAGCCCTTATTCTCTGGGTTGTGAGGTACAGGCGCCTCTGGTCGGTGTTTCTTCGCTCGCCGAACTGGAGAAAACGAATATTGAAGGAAAAATTGCTCTCCTCTATGGGGAGATCGCCAAAGAGCAGCTCATGCCCAAGAATTTTGTCTTCTACAATCCCGAAGAACACCAACAGATTATTTCTCTGCTGGAGAAAAAACACCCGCAGGCGATCGTTTGCGCCACAGGCCGCAATCCTGCCGTTGCCGGAGGGGTCTATCCCTTCCCGCTCATTGAAGACGGTGACTTTGACATCCCTTCCGTGTATATGACCGAAGAAGAGGGGAAGAGGCTGCTGCCCTATCTGGGGAAGATGGCCATTCTGGTATCCCGTGCCCGACGTATTCCGTCCACCGGGGAGAACGTTTCCGGGCGGAAGGGGAAAAACCCTGCCCGCCGTCTGGTGTTCACCGCCCACATTGACGCCAAAAAAGGTACACCCGGCGCCATAGATAACGCTACCGGAGTTATTGTACTGCTCCTCCTGGCAGAGCTGCTTCAGAATTATTCCGGTGACACTACTCTTGAGCTGGTGGCATTCAACGGCGAAGATTATTATGCTGTGCCGGGGCAGATGCTTTATCTCCGCCAGAATCAAGGGCGCTTCCATGAAATCTTCCTGAACATCAACATAGACGGGGCGGGGTACCTGATTGGCAATTCTGTGTTTTCACCTATGAACCTCTCGGCGGAGATGGAAGAAAAGATTACCAAAATCCTCGCCGGTTTCCCTGGTATTTCCCTGGGTGCGCCGTGGTATCAGGGGGATCACAGCATCTTTCTCCAATTCGGTATTCCGGCAATGGCGATTACCTCGCAGTGGTTTCTCGAAAATATGGACACACAAGACGTTACCCACACCTCCAGGGATAATCCAGAAATCGTGGATGTTCGCAAACTGGTCGAGATTGCCCTCGCCCTTCAAAAAATTGTCCTTGACGAGCGGACCTGGACATAA
- a CDS encoding GTP-binding and nucleic acid-binding protein YchF, which translates to MPEMMRLGIIGLPQCGKTTLFNALTGANRPVHLGGGRLETQLAVVDVPDERLERLAECFRPQKVTPAKVAFADIGGLESGTAQKGLPGALLNQLSAMDGFVHVLRCFEDERVPHTLGAVDARRDWKLMEAEFMLYDYLIIERRLERLNEELRKGGGRPRSEIEREQGLLTEIRKSLEAEQPLRRLTLSAEQRRLISSFAFLSLKPMLLVLNLGEGQPAPPWETESPAEAVIALQGKLEMELAQMPPAEAQIFQEIYGIPELSLPRLIRQAYALLGLQTFFTVGEDEVRAWQVWRGATAQEAAGVIHTDLMRGFIRAEVIGYAELLEAGGWNEARAKGWIRLEGKDYPLQEGEIMHVRAAT; encoded by the coding sequence ATGCCCGAAATGATGCGTTTGGGAATTATCGGCTTGCCTCAATGTGGGAAGACCACCTTATTCAACGCCCTCACCGGCGCAAATCGTCCTGTTCACCTTGGTGGTGGCAGACTGGAGACTCAACTGGCGGTGGTGGACGTGCCCGATGAACGCCTCGAGCGGCTGGCGGAGTGTTTTCGTCCTCAGAAGGTTACCCCCGCCAAAGTTGCCTTTGCCGACATTGGTGGTTTGGAGAGCGGCACAGCTCAGAAAGGTTTGCCGGGCGCGTTGCTCAACCAGCTCAGTGCCATGGATGGTTTTGTCCATGTGTTGCGCTGCTTTGAGGACGAGCGCGTGCCGCACACGCTGGGGGCGGTGGATGCCCGCCGCGATTGGAAGCTGATGGAAGCCGAGTTTATGCTGTATGATTACCTGATCATTGAACGCCGCCTGGAACGGTTGAACGAAGAACTGCGCAAGGGAGGCGGTCGGCCGCGCAGTGAAATCGAGCGTGAACAGGGCTTGCTGACGGAAATCCGCAAATCCTTAGAAGCGGAGCAGCCTCTGCGCCGTTTGACCTTGAGCGCCGAGCAACGCCGCCTGATCAGCAGCTTTGCATTCCTATCATTAAAGCCGATGTTGCTGGTGCTCAATTTGGGCGAAGGACAACCTGCCCCACCCTGGGAAACCGAAAGTCCCGCCGAAGCGGTAATCGCCCTGCAGGGGAAACTGGAGATGGAACTGGCGCAGATGCCGCCCGCTGAAGCGCAAATCTTTCAGGAGATATATGGCATCCCAGAGCTAAGCCTGCCGCGTCTCATCCGTCAGGCTTATGCCCTGTTGGGCTTGCAAACCTTTTTTACCGTGGGAGAGGATGAAGTGCGCGCCTGGCAGGTGTGGCGCGGCGCCACCGCTCAGGAAGCAGCCGGGGTGATCCACACCGACTTGATGCGCGGCTTCATCCGCGCCGAAGTCATCGGTTACGCCGAACTGCTCGAAGCCGGCGGCTGGAACGAAGCGCGGGCAAAAGGCTGGATTCGCCTGGAAGGCAAAGACTATCCCTTGCAGGAAGGCGAGATCATGCACGTGCGCGCTGCAACCTAG
- a CDS encoding Single-stranded DNA-binding protein, translating into MPALNRVQLIGRLGNKPTAHYTPGGKKVTSFTLAVGQRWRDKNGETRETTDWFNIEVWGKLGDICEQYLSKGRLVYIEGKLRTHRFEQNGVTRYVTRVIAKQMQILDRKRKEEEPVIEEEEEVSADTE; encoded by the coding sequence ATGCCAGCATTGAATCGCGTACAGTTGATCGGTCGTTTAGGCAACAAGCCCACCGCGCATTATACGCCGGGCGGGAAGAAGGTGACCAGTTTTACCCTGGCAGTGGGGCAACGCTGGCGCGATAAAAATGGCGAGACCCGTGAGACGACCGATTGGTTCAACATCGAAGTTTGGGGCAAATTGGGTGATATTTGTGAACAATACCTTAGCAAAGGACGCTTGGTGTACATCGAGGGGAAATTGCGCACCCATCGCTTTGAGCAAAATGGAGTCACCCGCTATGTCACGCGCGTGATTGCCAAACAAATGCAAATCCTCGACCGTAAACGCAAGGAAGAAGAACCGGTTATCGAAGAAGAGGAGGAAGTTAGCGCCGATACGGAGTAG
- a CDS encoding Deoxyadenosine kinase: MYLAIEGVIGVGKTTLARLLQPIFEANLLLEVFEENPFLSSFYADRQRYAFQTQIFFLLSRYRQQHQAVPQLLATGKPLIADYTFEKDALFARINLQGDELEMYHRVHEALAEKIPLPQLVVYLRADVDVLMQRIALRDRPYERNMERSYIEQLCAAYDQHFLSNRRADSSPVLMVDTNHLDIIRNPQDLNSVVERIRQALRLSPFQAELPLPIEG; encoded by the coding sequence ATGTATCTTGCAATCGAAGGCGTCATTGGGGTTGGGAAGACCACGCTGGCGCGGCTTCTACAACCCATCTTTGAAGCCAACCTTTTATTAGAAGTCTTTGAAGAGAATCCTTTCCTTTCCAGTTTTTACGCTGACCGGCAACGCTATGCTTTTCAGACGCAAATCTTCTTTTTGCTCAGCCGTTACCGCCAACAACATCAGGCAGTCCCCCAACTATTAGCCACTGGCAAACCGTTGATCGCCGATTACACCTTTGAAAAAGACGCCCTGTTCGCCCGCATCAACCTGCAGGGTGACGAACTGGAGATGTACCACCGCGTGCACGAAGCCCTGGCGGAGAAAATCCCCCTGCCGCAATTGGTGGTTTATTTACGCGCCGACGTGGATGTGTTGATGCAACGCATCGCCCTGCGCGACCGTCCATATGAGCGCAACATGGAGCGATCCTATATCGAGCAATTGTGCGCAGCTTACGATCAACATTTCCTCAGCAACCGCAGGGCAGACAGTTCGCCCGTATTGATGGTGGACACCAACCATCTCGATATCATTCGCAATCCTCAAGACCTCAACAGCGTTGTCGAACGCATCCGCCAGGCATTACGCCTGTCTCCCTTCCAGGCCGAACTACCCTTACCGATCGAGGGATAA
- a CDS encoding Glucose-1-phosphate adenylyltransferase, producing the protein MVSMRNVLAVILGGGVGKRLYPLTKQRAKPAVPIAGKYRLIDVPISNCINSGIQHIAVLTQFNSVSLHRHITQTYTFDDFHEGWVQILAAEQTLRSTDWYQGTADAVRKQLVEIRSARADYTLILAGDHLYRMDYGEMFQYHLDKKAQITVGVQPVAAQDAHRFGLLQRNEEGRIVAFVEKPRDPEVLKRFVSRDDPQRPYIGSMGIYLFNTDVLEEVLVNTNYTDFGSQIIPNSLEKYAVYGFDFDGYWEDIGTIRSFYDTNLSLATPNPPFNFHDPERPIYTRARNLPGTIIDGATLHNALISEGCIIHQAVIENAIIGLRSVIGNGVTVRNTVMMGADYYEKEVSTINAGIPLGIGDSSYIEGAIVDKNARIGERVTIKPFPRGYREEKENWVIEDGIVVIPKDTVLHPGTTIAPD; encoded by the coding sequence ATGGTTTCGATGCGTAATGTCCTGGCAGTGATCCTGGGCGGTGGCGTCGGTAAGCGACTTTACCCTCTCACCAAACAACGCGCCAAACCGGCTGTTCCCATCGCCGGCAAATATCGCCTGATCGACGTGCCGATCTCGAATTGCATCAATTCCGGCATCCAGCACATTGCCGTTCTCACCCAATTCAACTCGGTTTCCCTGCATCGCCACATCACCCAGACCTACACCTTCGATGATTTTCATGAAGGCTGGGTGCAGATTCTGGCTGCCGAGCAAACCCTGCGCAGCACCGATTGGTACCAGGGCACTGCTGACGCGGTGCGCAAACAACTGGTTGAAATCCGCTCGGCGCGCGCCGATTACACGCTGATTCTGGCCGGCGACCACCTTTACCGTATGGATTACGGCGAGATGTTTCAATATCACCTCGATAAGAAAGCCCAGATTACCGTTGGGGTGCAACCGGTTGCCGCACAAGATGCCCACCGCTTCGGTTTACTGCAACGCAATGAAGAGGGACGCATTGTCGCTTTTGTCGAAAAGCCGCGCGACCCCGAAGTCTTGAAACGCTTTGTCAGCCGCGATGACCCTCAGCGCCCCTACATTGGCTCAATGGGTATCTATCTTTTCAACACGGATGTCCTGGAGGAAGTCCTCGTAAACACCAACTACACCGACTTTGGCTCGCAGATCATCCCCAACTCGCTGGAAAAGTATGCGGTCTATGGCTTTGATTTCGATGGCTATTGGGAAGACATTGGGACGATTCGCTCCTTTTACGACACCAATCTTTCGCTCGCCACTCCCAATCCGCCCTTTAATTTTCACGACCCGGAGCGACCGATCTACACCCGCGCCCGCAATTTGCCCGGCACGATCATCGACGGCGCAACCCTGCACAATGCCCTGATCTCCGAAGGGTGTATCATCCACCAGGCGGTGATCGAGAACGCCATCATCGGACTGCGCAGCGTGATCGGCAACGGCGTGACCGTGCGCAACACGGTGATGATGGGCGCAGACTATTACGAAAAGGAAGTCTCCACGATCAACGCTGGCATCCCCCTGGGCATTGGCGATTCCTCATACATTGAAGGAGCAATTGTGGACAAAAATGCCCGCATCGGGGAACGGGTCACCATCAAACCCTTCCCACGTGGCTATCGCGAGGAAAAGGAAAACTGGGTCATTGAAGACGGCATTGTGGTCATCCCGAAGGACACTGTCTTACACCCCGGCACCACCATCGCGCCAGACTAA
- a CDS encoding ATPase, giving the protein MNNFYSEAHPYIERWITPLLQESVREHPVTVLTGARQVGKSTLLRNAEPFRNWRYHNLDDYDVLAQARRDPQALWAGCESVILDEVQREPQLFSAVKRAVDQFPGKYRFILSGSANLLLMKQVSESLAGRAVYFVLAPMSLGEVHAVRPPDLLKRILKGDFPAEETLPQPPSDVSQILLRGLMPPLLALDRPQAWVRWWDGYVATYLERDLRQISQIDSLLDFRRLMELVALRSAQLLNQSELARDAGFSQPTVHRYLKLLETTHLFERLPAYAASHTTRLLKSPKAFFSDPGLAVFLSGYYTPEELRKGREYGAYFETLLYHHLRLLTHLLVPPGRVFFWRTREGREVDFVIEHGRKVVAIEVKATDHPGYNDITGLQTFLREHPQASGGVLLHSGRAIRRLDRNIIAAPWTMVTG; this is encoded by the coding sequence GTGAATAATTTTTATTCAGAAGCACATCCCTATATCGAGCGCTGGATCACGCCTTTGCTGCAGGAATCTGTGCGCGAGCATCCGGTCACGGTGCTGACCGGCGCCCGGCAGGTGGGGAAAAGCACGCTGTTACGCAATGCAGAACCCTTTCGAAACTGGCGCTATCACAATCTGGATGATTACGATGTCCTTGCCCAGGCTCGCCGCGATCCGCAAGCCCTGTGGGCAGGGTGCGAGTCTGTCATCCTGGATGAAGTGCAAAGAGAACCGCAACTGTTTAGCGCAGTTAAGCGTGCCGTTGACCAGTTTCCGGGCAAATATCGCTTTATTCTCTCGGGCTCAGCAAATTTACTGTTGATGAAGCAGGTCAGTGAAAGCCTGGCGGGACGGGCTGTTTATTTTGTTCTCGCCCCCATGTCGCTGGGGGAAGTCCATGCTGTCCGGCCGCCAGACCTGCTCAAACGAATTCTGAAGGGTGATTTTCCGGCCGAAGAAACCCTGCCTCAGCCGCCCTCCGATGTGAGCCAGATTCTGCTGCGCGGGCTGATGCCTCCTCTGCTTGCGTTAGACCGTCCACAAGCCTGGGTTCGCTGGTGGGATGGATACGTGGCTACTTATCTCGAACGTGACCTGCGCCAGATTTCTCAGATAGATTCCCTGCTCGATTTCCGCAGGCTTATGGAACTGGTTGCCTTACGCTCTGCCCAACTTTTGAACCAGTCTGAACTTGCCCGGGATGCCGGGTTCTCTCAGCCAACCGTACATCGCTACCTGAAGCTGCTCGAAACAACCCATTTGTTCGAGCGCTTGCCAGCCTACGCGGCGAGTCACACAACCAGATTGCTGAAGTCGCCGAAAGCCTTTTTCAGTGACCCGGGACTGGCCGTTTTTCTTTCGGGATACTATACGCCCGAAGAACTGCGCAAAGGGCGCGAATATGGGGCTTATTTCGAGACGTTGCTCTATCACCATCTACGCCTATTGACCCATCTGCTGGTTCCACCAGGTCGCGTATTCTTTTGGCGCACCCGTGAAGGACGAGAAGTGGATTTTGTCATTGAGCATGGTCGCAAAGTAGTTGCCATTGAAGTCAAAGCCACTGACCATCCGGGCTATAACGACATCACCGGCTTGCAGACCTTCCTGCGCGAACACCCACAAGCTTCAGGCGGAGTACTGCTTCATAGTGGGCGTGCCATCCGGCGGCTGGACCGAAATATCATTGCTGCCCCGTGGACAATGGTTACCGGTTAA
- a CDS encoding Abortive infection protein, translating to MSRKALLIFFAVAFCLAWFFFLIPLAIGEPQSTLRQTWTLICWTAAMWAPGLGAILATLYGLRQPLSTLNLRRLGERKAYLWAWLLPPLLAILAGIFTWLFGLGKLDLEFTLIRQAMENAPGGQSVPAWLVVLIQAVLSLTLGPLFNTLFGLGEELGWRGFLLPQLLPLGQGRAILFSGLVWGVWHAPAILQGHNYPSQPVLGVLLMTVFCVLMGTIFAWLYLRTRSPWAPALAHGSLNATAGLPMLFLKEVDITYGGTVLSLVGWIGIGLFVFWLVASKRLTKKFEENP from the coding sequence ATGAGCCGCAAAGCTCTCCTGATCTTTTTTGCCGTTGCATTTTGCCTGGCGTGGTTTTTCTTCTTGATCCCGCTGGCTATTGGCGAACCTCAAAGCACACTCCGTCAAACATGGACCCTGATTTGCTGGACGGCTGCCATGTGGGCGCCGGGGCTTGGGGCGATCCTGGCTACCCTTTATGGGCTGCGTCAGCCGCTTTCTACGTTGAACTTGCGCCGTCTCGGAGAGCGAAAAGCTTATCTCTGGGCATGGTTGTTGCCGCCCCTGCTGGCGATCTTGGCCGGGATTTTTACCTGGTTGTTTGGCCTGGGGAAACTGGATCTGGAATTCACCCTGATCCGTCAGGCGATGGAAAACGCACCTGGTGGACAGTCTGTCCCTGCCTGGCTGGTCGTCCTCATCCAGGCTGTCCTTTCCCTGACTTTAGGTCCGCTGTTCAATACGCTCTTTGGATTGGGCGAAGAGCTGGGCTGGCGCGGCTTTTTGCTGCCCCAATTGTTGCCCCTTGGGCAGGGGCGGGCGATTCTGTTCAGCGGGCTGGTGTGGGGGGTGTGGCACGCTCCGGCGATCCTACAGGGGCACAACTACCCTTCGCAACCGGTGTTGGGTGTCCTCCTGATGACCGTTTTCTGCGTCTTGATGGGGACGATCTTTGCCTGGCTATACCTGCGCACCCGTTCGCCCTGGGCGCCGGCATTGGCGCACGGCTCTTTGAACGCCACCGCCGGATTGCCCATGCTTTTCTTGAAAGAGGTGGATATCACCTATGGGGGGACGGTGTTGAGCCTGGTCGGCTGGATCGGGATCGGCTTGTTCGTGTTTTGGCTGGTCGCGAGCAAACGCCTGACAAAGAAATTTGAGGAGAACCCATGA
- a CDS encoding Transcriptional regulator, GntR family, with the protein MGNLSDLVIDFRSGQPIYLQIVEQIRQKVVKGELKPGDQLPTVRQLATDLRVNFNTVARAYRLLDEAGLISTQHGRGTYIWEPVSPDQMQAIRQQGLESLTRRYLSSAVQLGCAPQEIARVVNQMLEQWQESGELPKPDPHES; encoded by the coding sequence TTGGGCAATCTATCCGATCTGGTCATTGATTTCCGCTCTGGGCAGCCGATCTATTTGCAAATCGTTGAGCAAATTCGGCAGAAAGTCGTCAAGGGTGAGTTAAAGCCTGGCGACCAGTTGCCCACCGTGCGCCAGCTTGCAACCGATCTGCGCGTCAATTTCAACACGGTTGCACGCGCCTATCGTTTGCTGGATGAAGCCGGGCTGATCTCTACCCAGCATGGGCGCGGCACCTACATTTGGGAGCCTGTTTCCCCAGATCAGATGCAGGCGATTCGCCAGCAGGGGCTGGAAAGCCTGACCCGCCGTTACCTTTCCTCGGCTGTTCAGTTGGGCTGTGCGCCGCAAGAAATTGCACGAGTGGTCAACCAGATGCTGGAACAATGGCAAGAGAGCGGTGAACTCCCCAAACCTGACCCCCACGAATCTTGA